CCAGGAGCCCCGCGACGGGCACCCCACCCGCAAGACCGTGCTGCGCGCCGCCCTCGCGGCGGGCCTCGCCGCCCCCGCCGTGCTCGTCGGCGTGCCGGCGCTGGCCCGCACCGGCGCCGTCCCCGGCGGCGCCGCGCCGGAGCTGACGCCCACCTGCGACGACGGGGACGACCCGACGCCGCCGCAGATGGAGGGCCCGTACTTCAAGCCGAACTCGCCCCGGCGCACGTCCCTCGTGGACGCCGGCACCCCGGGCGTCCGCCTCACCGTCACCGGCTGGGTCTTCGGGCGCGGCTGCCGGCCCGTCCCCGGCGTCCTGCTCGACTTCTGGCAGGCCGACGTCAACGGCGCGTACGACAACGCGGGGTACCGCTTCCGCGGCCACCAGTTCACCGACGCCCAGGGCGCCTTCCGCCTCACCACGATCGTGCCGGGCCTGTACCCGGGCCGCACCCGGCACATCCACGTCAAGGCGCAGGCCC
This portion of the Streptomyces changanensis genome encodes:
- a CDS encoding dioxygenase family protein — encoded protein: MDDQEPRDGHPTRKTVLRAALAAGLAAPAVLVGVPALARTGAVPGGAAPELTPTCDDGDDPTPPQMEGPYFKPNSPRRTSLVDAGTPGVRLTVTGWVFGRGCRPVPGVLLDFWQADVNGAYDNAGYRFRGHQFTDAQGAFRLTTIVPGLYPGRTRHIHVKAQAPGRPVLTTQLYFPGEPRNATDPLFDPRLLMTVRDAGSGAKEAAFDFVLDVPQTPGPTTPPPDGTWSPGTAYRPGDRVTYGGRGYVCLQAHTAQAGWEPPGAPALWRAG